Proteins from a single region of Dictyostelium discoideum AX4 chromosome 5 chromosome, whole genome shotgun sequence:
- a CDS encoding NADH:flavin oxidoreductase/NADH oxidase domain-containing protein has translation MQQHMIKEFIYPYALPKHYGSSGKPVELTQSTPKIFTPLTVKDLTLKNRIVVSPMCQYSSIDGFMSDYHLVHYGTFARGGASMIVMEATAVSDIGRITYADAGLWKDEQMEPLKRIVNFIRQFDCKTSIQIAHAGRKASTHPPFLGKRNESIPIDDTNGHGWLPIGPSDISWGPGSTVPKEMTLDDINIVINQFRESAERCLKIGFDMIEIHGAHGYLISSFLSPTSNKRTDQYGGDFNGRIKFLIDIVKAVRTVWPMSKPLSVRLSCEEWVKDGWHIEDTVRLAKILESLGVDILDCSSGGNSIDQKIQGGPLYQVKFAEQIKRNTNLKTAAVGLINKPNEADSILETNKCDIVMMARAFLRDPFWPLHCADELDIDTDVSLEYSFLKPRMMRVSDSKQQIHSHHIDESKITIP, from the exons atgcAACAACATatgattaaagaatttatttatcCATATGCTTTACCAAAACATTATGGAAGTTCTGGTAAACCAGTTGAACTTACACAATCAACTCCAAAAATTTTCACTCCATTAACAGTTAAAGatttaacattaaaaaatagaattgtTGTTAGTCCAATGTGTCAATATAGTAG taTTGATGGATTTATGAGTGATTACCATTTAGTGCATTATGGTACATTTGCAAGGGGTGGTGCCTCTATGATTGTTATGGAGGCCACTGCAGTAAGTGATATCGGTAGAATTACGTATGCAGATGCAGGATTATGGAAAGATGAACAAATGGAACcattaaaaagaattgttAATTTCATTCGTCAATTTGATTGT aaaACATCAATTCAAATTGCTCATGCAGGTCGTAAAGCATCAACTCATCCACCATTTTTAggaaaaagaaatgaaagTATTCCAATTGATGATACAAATGGACATGGATGGTTACCAATTGGACCATCTGATATTTCATGGGGTCCAGGTTCAACAGTGCCAAAAGAAATGACATTAGATGATAtcaatattgttattaatcaATTTAGGGAATCAGCTGAAAGATGTTTAAAAATTGGTTTCGATATGATTGAAATTCATGGTGCTCAtggttatttaatttcatcattccTTTCACCAACTTCAAATAAACGTACCGATCAATATGGTGGTGATTTTAATGGTCGTATTAAATTCttaattgatattgttaAAGCTGTCCGTACCGTTTGGCCAATGTCAAAACCATTATCAGTAAGATTATCTTGTGAAGAATGGGTGAAAGATGGTTGGCATATAGAAGATACTGTTCGTTTAGCTAAAATTCTTGAATCTCTTGGTGTT GATATTCTTGACTGCTCATCTGGtggtaattcaattgatcaaAAAATTCAAGGTGGTCCATTATACCAAGTTAAATTTGCAGAACAAATAAAGAGaaatacaaatttaaaaactgcTGCCGttggtttaattaataaaccaaatgAAGCTGATAGTATTTTAGAAACCAATAAATGTGATATTGTTATGATGGCACGTGCTTTCTTAAGGGACCCATTCTGGCCATTACATTGTGCTGATGAATTGGATATTGATACTGATGTATCACTAGAATATTCTTTCCTTAAACCAAGAATGATGAGAGTTTCAGATTctaaacaacaaattcatagTCATCATATTGATGAATCAAAAATTACAATTCCataa
- a CDS encoding hypothetical protein (Similar to methylmalonyl-coenzyme A mutase) has translation MGGMAKAVTEGLPKRRIEESAASRQARIDSGIETIVGVNKYKLKEEEKLDILSIDNKKVKEAQIERLKRIKATRNSEEAKKCLEALTEAAKTGKGNLLELSINAARARCTVGEISDALEVVYGRYVPTHSLASGAYKSAYGKTNEIDAVIDAVKKFTKEQGRPPRILVAKMGQDGHDRGAKVVASGFSDLGFDVDISPLFSTAKEVAKSAVESDVHVVGVSSLAAGHKTLVPELIDELKKLDASHISVICGGVIPPQDYDFLYQHGVVAIFGPGSRITDCALSVIKEIEKKLSLKK, from the coding sequence ATGGGTGGTATGGCTAAAGCTGTCACCGAGGGTTTACCAAAACGTAGAATCGAAGAATCGGCTGCAAGTCGTCAAGCTCGTATCGATAGTGGCATCGAAACTATCGTTGgtgtaaataaatataaattaaaagaggaGGAGAAATTAGATATTCTTTCAAtcgataataaaaaagttaaagagGCTCAAATCGAACGTCTCAAGAGAATCAAGGCAACTCGTAACTCTGAAGAGGCAAAGAAATGTCTTGAAGCCCTCACCGAAGCCGCTAAAACTGGTAAAGGTAATCTCTTGGAATTGTCAATCAATGCTGCTCGTGCTCGTTGTACCGTTGGTGAAATCTCTGATGCTTTGGAGGTTGTTTATGGTCGTTATGTTCCAACTCATTCTTTGGCTAGTGGTGCTTACAAATCAGCCTATGGCAAAACTAATGAAATCGATGCCGTCATTGATGCCGTTAAAAAATTCACAAAAGAACAAGGTCGTCCACCAAGAATTTTAGTTGCCAAAATGGGTCAAGACGGCCACGATCGTGGTGCTAAAGTGGTTGCTTCTGGCTTCTCTGATTTGGGTTTCGATGTCGATATATCTCCACTCTTTTCCACCGCTAAAGAAGTCGCTAAAAGTGCCGTTGAAAGTGATGTCCACGTTGTTGGTGTTAGCTCTTTAGCCGCTGGTCATAAAACACTTGTACCAGAGTTAATCGatgaattaaagaaattggatGCCTCTCATATCTCTGTAATTTGTGGTGGTGTTATTCCACCTCAAGATTATGATTTCCTTTATCAACATGGTGTAGTTGCAATCTTTGGTCCTGGTAGTAGAATCACTGATTGTGCTCTCTCagtaattaaagaaattgaaaagaaattatcattaaaaaaataa
- a CDS encoding UbiA prenyltransferase family protein, producing the protein MELSYFIYKYINSTRIWSTSFLISGSLISLSFFIKNEVNLGNGFNIFRFCLSFLVLYFLNNISNLVNTYYDFINGLDKKETSADRTLFQNSIKITLNDIEFFIKITYLGVLISLITLLVNCNLQFNETIYHVLPITITISFISHFYTAPPISFKYRALGEISASFNLFSIVPFPIYFQNIQLFKDYFNEIFNYSMILTISCCTIIFSNNIRDLKNDKISNIITIPIIIGENLSYSIYFSIYFLIYFYLFILSIIYNNIYLNLPTIITITSLYNIFKDTKNGNYKHWDLKTAKLSFILCVSLSIGIFCK; encoded by the exons atggaattatcatattttatctataaatatattaattcaaCAAGAATTTGGTCAACATCATTTCTTATATCAGGAAGTTTAATAAGTTTatcatttttcataaaaaatgAAGTAAATTTGGGTAATggattcaatatttttagattttgtttaagttttttagtattatattttttaaataatatttcaaatttagtaAATACCTAttatgattttataaatggATTGGATAAAAAAGAAACGTCAGCTGATAGAacattatttcaaaattcaattaaaataacacTAAATGATatagaattttttattaaaattacctaTTTGGgtgttttaatttcattgattACTTTATTAGTTAATTGTAATTTACAATTCAATGAAACCATTTACCATGTTTTACCAATTACAATTACTATATCATTTATATCACATTTCTATACAGCTCCAccaatatcatttaaatatagAGCATTGGGCGAAATTAGTGCAtctttcaatttgttttcaattgttccatttccaatttattttcaaaatatacaattatttaaagattattttaatgaaatttttaattattcaatGATCTTAACTATCTCTTGTTGCACCATTATCTTTTCCAATAATATtagagatttaaaaaatgataaaatatcaaatataattacaattccaataataataggtgaaaatttatcatattcaatttatttttcaatttatttttt gatttatttttatttatttatattatcaattatttataataatatttatttaaatttaccaacTATAATCACAATTACCtctttatataatatttttaaggatacaaaaaatggaaattatAAACATTGGGACTTAAAAACTGCAAAattaagttttattttatgtgtatctttatcaattggaattttttgtaaataa
- a CDS encoding hypothetical protein (Similar to G-protein-coupled receptor at plasma membrane; interactions in two-hybrid system with Gpa2p; Gpr1p): MASNNNNSNSNSNNNNNNSNSNSNSNNNNNNSNSSSNSNSNSNSNSNSNSNSNNNNNNNNNNNNNNNNNNNNNNNNNNNNNNNNNNNNNNNNISSTSDEQKEKLFWKVFRSKYLFDKIFNKIYEIEWVYYSDPSRYNVDNRYKFRDIHSLELMLDNQLFSLIKNKINHNDYIEITVASITILFENSQSKSESPSLAPSLAPPSLTPKIICKEISKEEVEEKRKEYLEILRLLMIYKRKELENCGDLIELAVQSESPDVIRLLVNEPFNVRINQNVFENSFSNSNLSTIKELVNSNSINLKNHAFELINESFKEKSIYLVIGYFFDNNKVEILKYLLNNAYLYTKPDPTSFLPLENHKKKMRISRNGLSSITNQLENQKQNRVKRYNIGFYQFLRIHNEDVMNRIMDLDLVLVIPQSDNDFNLSFELRMDRPYERLMVILRAHFKYNLNSHNTTERDKLIQERINYIRTNNNENFDKLKELRKLIAIELKPFNFYFYYFNVYGEPIEELGPVPNKQNEESNNSLKQQEGNDEDDEDDEDDEDDEDDEDDEDDEEEEELEEPEQPEQPEQQEQHQEEDEEGGQPGELDIDLFFEDQDEQYESDNEIQRIDEGTFSSKTFFQKTETNYKKLVRSVYEKSLKYSKVMIIYLKAIKEGDTDTLRRVDLEHGEDFNFTLELSYYHRFELPIDTIDMMMKLWSYFNKCSFKQFRKKYLYFEFLSKFTMLIPPPKLELTYKVPKVKATIFIATFLRDRNFTMAELFIRNRCPFTLWDQLGIQGFLARERFLFFGVDKSIFYFNNNVDQILYLFNLMFEKYSNEDDKYKMICRPYYTTVFHHLYDTLIRTNGLSIDQLESIRNSLEENSFLPQDNLFRCFFYLNIRSPKLSRFIMRIPGLNINSNYNTSNYNNEHPISGYSLSENFDTSFFSYDYVLGRSITFKTTLDQIIFQLIKKLSFEIFSDTNRDLNVYGGDFVGLSLNADLQYSLDIRRKDIFWELLDWIDLHMARNENLIIDQSYQFNSPLESVLPTSKIYNGKLKNFIPKITTTATTTTATTTSTTTTESTTTESTKRSITDKYYEKPTPRESLFKIDWNESNLDDQFKPVQKLINIFKFSNELLFSICKVMEVQEIERILRFNTYVSDFHNTIYYWAVKANRFDIVSFMFDNFNIQIHTNDSNNYLKEKYLIENHLEKVFNLHSSRLDYFDEKDSKLHLIILNDLIFYLCKSKNNIIYNQFINNNNNNNNNNNNNNNNNNNNNNNNNNNNNNNNNNDMLEIRSKIIQVAIPTIRNEFYQKNENIVGDSKTISNESLSLVIKNQPEKVNLLKSIIEQPEIQLQLKSILRQLLRNEKEKRESN; encoded by the coding sequence atggcaagtaataataataatagtaatagtaatagtaataataataataataatagtaatagtaatagtaatagtaataataataataataatagtaatagtagtagtaatagtaatagtaatagtaatagtaatagtaatagtaatagtaatagtaataataataataataataataataataataataataataataataataataataataataataataataataataataataataataataataataataataataataataacaataacattAGTAGTACGAGTGatgaacaaaaagaaaaactatTTTGGAAAGTTTTCAGAAGCAagtatttatttgataaaattttcaataaaatatatGAAATTGAATGGGTTTATTATAGTGATCCATCAAGATATAATGTTGACAATAGATATAAATTTAGAGATATTCATTCATTAGAGTTAATGTTAGATAATCAATTATTctctttaataaaaaataaaattaatcatAATGATTATATTGAAATTACAGTAGcatcaattacaattttatttgaaaattcacaAAGCAAAAGCGAATCACCATCATTAGCACCATCATTAGCACCACCATCATTAAcaccaaaaataatttgtaaagAAATTAGTAAAGAAGAAGTAGAAGAAAAGAGAAAAGAGTATTTAGAAATCCTTAGATTATTAATGAtatataaaagaaaagaacTTGAAAATTGTGGTGATCTTATTGAGCTTGCAGTACAATCGGAAAGTCCAGACGTGATACGATTATTAGTTAATGAACCTTTTAATGTTAGAATTAATCAAAAtgtatttgaaaattcattttcaaactcaaatttatcaacaatCAAAGAGTTGGtgaattcaaattcaatcaatttaaaaaaccatGCATTTGAATTGATAAATGAATCTTTTAAAgagaaatcaatttatttagttATTGGATacttttttgataataataaagttgaaATACTTAAATACCTATTGAATAATGCATATCTTTACACAAAACCAGACCCAACATCTTTTTTACCTCTtgaaaatcataaaaaaaagatgagaATATCCAGAAATGGTCTTTCTTCAATCACGAATCAacttgaaaatcaaaaacaaaatagagtaaaaagatataatattGGTTTCTACCAATTCTTACGTATTCATAATGAAGATGTAATGAATAGAATTATGGATTTGGATTTAGTTTTGGTTATTCCTCAATcagataatgattttaacctttcatttgaattaagAATGGATAGACCTTATGAAAGATTAATGGTTATTCTTAGAGCTCAtttcaaatataatttaaattcacatAATACAACCGAAAGagataaattaattcaagaaagaatcaattacattcgtacaaataataatgaaaatttcgataaattaaaagaattaaggAAATTAATTGCAATTGAACTTAaaccatttaatttttatttttattattttaatgtaTATGGTGAACCAATTGAAGAGCTTGGTCCAGTTCCTAACAAACAAAATGAAGAATCTAATAACTcattaaaacaacaagaaggaaatgatgaagatgatgaagatgatgaagatgatgaagatgatgaagatgatgaagatgatgaagatgatgaagaagaagaagaactaGAAGAACCAGAACAACCAGAACAACcagaacaacaagaacaacaccaagaagaagatgaagaaggaGGACAACCAGGTGAATTagatattgatttattttttgaagatCAAGATGAACAATATGAATCAGATAATGAAATTCAGAGAATTGATGAAGGTACATTTTCTTCTAAaacattttttcaaaaaactgaaacaaattataaaaaattggttAGATCTGTTTATGAAAAATCATTGAAATATTCAAAAgtaatgattatttatttaaaagcaATTAAAGAAGGTGATACTGATACATTAAGGAGAGTTGATTTGGAACATGGCGAAGATTTCAATTTCACATTAGAGTTATCATATTATCATCGATTtgaattaccaattgataCCATTGACATGATGATGAAACTTTGGAGCTATTTCAATAAATGTTCATTCAAacaatttagaaaaaagtatttatattttgaattCTTATCAAAGTTTACAATGTTAATACCACCTCCAAAATTAGAACTCACATATAAAGTACCAAAGGTAAAAGCAACCATTTTCATTGCTACTTTTCTTAGAGATAGAAACTTTACAATGGCTGAGCTATTCATTAGAAATCGTTGTCCTTTTACATTATGGGATCAACTTGGTATTCAAGGTTTTTTAGCAAGGGAGAGGTTCCTATTTTTTGGTGTTGACAAAtcaatcttttattttaataataatgttgatCAGATTCTCTATTTATTCAATCTAatgtttgaaaaatattcaaatgaagatgataaatataaaatgattTGTAGACCATATTACACCACCGTTTTCCATCACTTGTATGACACATTAATCAGAACCAATGGCTTGTCAATCGATCAATTGGAATCAATTCGTAATAGCTTGGAAGAGAATTCATTTTTACCTCAAGATAATCTATTCCGTTGTTTCTTTTATCTTAATATAAGATCTCCTAAATTATCAAGATTCATAATGAGAATTCCTGGtctaaatataaattcaaattataatacttcaaattataataatgaacaTCCAATCTCTGGATATAGTTTAAGTGAAAACTTTGATACAAGCTTTTTTTCATATGATTATGTTTTAGGTAGATCTATTACTTTCAAAACAACATTAGatcaaataattttccaattaattaaaaaactatcatttgaaattttctCGGACACTAATAGAGATTTAAATGTTTATGGTGGTGATTTCGTTGGTCTATCTTTAAATGCAGATTTACAATATAGTTTAGATATTAGAAGAAAAGATATATTTTGGGAATTATTAGATTGGATTGATCTTCATATGGCtagaaatgaaaatttaattattgatcaATCATATCAATTTAATTCACCATTAGAATCAGTATTACCAACAagtaaaatttataatggtaaattaaaaaattttataccaaaaattacaacaacagcaacaacaacaacagcaacaacaacatcaacaacaacaacagaatcaacaacaacagaatCAACAAAAAGATCAATAACTGATAAATATTATGAAAAACCAACTCCACgtgaatcattatttaaaattgattggaATGAAAGTAATTTAGATGATCAATTTAAACCagttcaaaaattaattaacatATTCAAATTCTCAAATgaacttttattttcaatttgtaaAGTTATGGAAGTTCAAGAAATTGAAAGAATTTTAAGATTCAATACCTATGTTTCAGATTTTCATAatactatttattattgggCTGTAAAAGCAAACAGATTCGATATAGTTTCTTTCAtgtttgataattttaacatTCAAATCCATACAAATGATtccaataattatttaaaagaaaaatatttaattgaaaatcattTAGAAAAAGTATTTAATTTACATTCATCAAGATTAGATTATTTTGATGAAAAAGATTCAAAACttcatttaattattttaaatgatttaattttttatctttgtaaaagtaaaaataatataatttataatcaatttattaataataataataataataataataataataataataataataataataataataataataataataataataataataataataataataataataataatgatatgtTGGAAATTAGAAGTAAAATAATTCAAGTTGCAATTCCAACAATAAGAAatgaattttatcaaaaaaatgaaaatatagtAGGTGATAGCAAAACAATCTCAAATGAATCACTTTCTTTAGTAATCAAAAATCAACCAGAGAAAGTTAACctattaaaatcaatcattGAACAACCAGAAATTCAATTGCAATTAAAATCGATTCTTAGACAACTTTtaagaaatgaaaaagaaaaaagagaatccaattaa
- the thoc6 gene encoding WD40 repeat-containing protein, translating to MFNNTNNNNNNNNNATAIHLNCYSNSIIQKDIQQREIVIVDTLFSLCGGYMVASNNIGCINVWKLEESLHPNSKHQQQLQLQQQQQQQQQQQYQLRQQAHLENTHKTVGTSFSEFYKPHCTFRAHAPYTPINKIHFFNDQILASAGENDIKLWSWEKIKTIIDLNLEKIQNQHYNDDIIKLDWKSIYLTCIESPRIEGHGGQLSEKSEINGIDSHGAILYFASGNNNAYSYDLTTSQIISCYRGHTDYLHTIKYNSSFSNIITSSEDSTVRLWDSKSGQCVSILNPFYKISFEAPNNNEKQSQDSGSTIYNNSNNNNNNNNKNSSRRGSGGYTSIYSNITPSLTNKTNKFESNFNQWCGPLDLDETGNWLAVGGSTLSLWYLGKLNTMVSQLPVDESTYSIVFDKEKIITCGSAGYINYFALDGRPLMRVPSSSKILYSLSFNHHKRNQVLVAGGTSPFINTFINQENIAFSYYFINDD from the exons atgttcaacaatacaaataataataataataataataataatgcaaCAGCAATACATTTAAATTGTTATAGTAATAGTATAATACAAAAAGATATACAACAAAGGGAGATAGTGATAGTGGAtacattattttcattatgtGGTGGATATATGGTAGCATCGAATAATATAGGATGTATAAATGTGTGGAAATTGGAGGAATCATTACACCCAAATTcaaaacatcaacaacaactacaactacaacagcaacaacaacaacaacaacaacagcaatatCAATTGCGTCAACAGGCACATTTAGAAAATACACATAAAACAGTGGGAACTTCATTTTCAGAATTTTATAAACCACATTGTACATTTCGTGCACATGCTCCTTATAcaccaataaataaaattcatttttttaatgaccAAATATTAGCTTCAGCTGGTGAAAACGATATAAAACTTTGGTCTTgggaaaaaattaaaactataattgatttgaatttagagaaaatacaaaatcaacattataatgatgatataataaaattagattggaaatcaatttatttaacatGCATAGAATCACCAAGAATCGAAGGTCATGGTGGCCAATTATCAGAGAAATCTGAAATTAATGGTATTGATAGTCACGGTGCTATATTATATTTCGcaagtggtaataataatgcctACAGCTATGATTTAACAACTAGTCAAATCATTTCATGCTATAGAGGTCATACAGATTATTTACATAccattaaatataattcttcattttcaaatataataACATCTTCTGAGGATTCAACTGTTAGATTATGGG attcTAAAAGTGGTCAATGtgtttcaatattaaatccATTTTATAAGATATCATTTGAagcaccaaataataatgaaaaacaatCACAAGACAGTGGTAGTACAATATataataacagtaataataataataataataataataaaaatagtagtaGAAGAGGTAGTGGTGGTTATACAtcaatttattcaaatataaCACCatcattaacaaataaaaccaataaatttgaaagtaATTTTAATCAATGGTGTGGTCCTTTAGATTTGGATGAAACTGGTAATTGGTTAGCTGTTGGTGGTAGTACTCTAAGTTTATGGTATTTAGGTAAATTAAATACAATGGTATCACAATTACCAGTGGATGAATCAACTTATTCAATAGTTTTTGATAAagagaaaataataacatgTGGTTCTGCTggttatataaattatttcgCTCTAGATGGTAGACCTTTAATGAGAGTACCCTCTtcttcaaaaattttatattctttatcttttaatcatcataaaagaaatcaa gttttGGTTGCAGGTGGTACATCTCCATTCATAAATACATTTATTAATCAAGAGAATATAGCATtttcatattattttataaatgatgattga
- the tpsA gene encoding alpha,alpha-trehalose-phosphate synthase, which produces MNENDNNLENETGFSGRLIVVSNRLPVSIKKESNGKWSCKMSSGGLVAALSGLKSNFIWVGWIGAEIEEDDRKEIKELLWKDYSCIPVFLSEKVANEHYNGFSNGVLWPLFHYLPGDLDYDDRIWNSYVEANEQFSSVVAEILKPNDLVWVHDYHMMLLPEILKQKKPDARIGFFLHIPFPSSEIFRVLPCRKEILLGILNCCLIGFHTYDYARHFLKSCTRIVGLETAPNGVYFKDRFVQVGVFPVGIDPDKFFESLKTTQVQNRIKELKESFEGTKVLIGIDRLDYIKGIPQKLQAIERLFQKYPEWKGKLVLIQVAVPSRQDVEEYQKLKKEVEELVGRINGLYGSIGYSPIHYLFQSVDPSELTALYNISDAALITSIRDGMNLVAQEYIVCQTENNGVLILSEFTGAAQSLSGAVMINPWNTEEVADSIHNSLLMPPEEREEKHQMLLKYVTKHTASHWGLGFVKELNKASSNTDKMVTIQKLDIEKVVDIYKQSKRRLLIFAYDGTLIPYNNVPQLSRPSQELLNSFDILSNDPKTDVYILSGRDKKTLSEWFLGIQIGLSAEYGCFFKLPESTEWEQQVPSMDLSWKETIRPLFKYFTLRTPGSFFEEKEMLFTWHYRNADPIFGSIQARELHLHLDNLPLDVIVGDKTLGVRSYNINPLSSMKKVITDTIPKGLDLILLIGDTHIHPSELPTFDGKIFNISVGKKSVKDSYHLSDPAEVNYLIIN; this is translated from the exons atgaatgaaaatgataataatttagagaATGAAACAGGATTTTCAGGTAgattaattgttgtttcaAATAGATTACCagtatcaattaaaaaggaATCAAATGGTAAATGGAGTTGTAAGATGAGTAGTGGAGGTTTGGTAGCAGCATTATCAGggttaaaatcaaattttatatgGGTAGGATGGATTGGAGCAGAgattgaagaagatgatcGAAAAGAGATTAAAGAATTACTTTGGAAAGATTATAGTTGTATACCAGTATTCCTCTCGGAAAAGGTTGCCAATGAACATTACAATGGATTCTCAAATGGAGTACTTTGGccattatttcattatttaccAGGAGATCTCGATTATGATGATAGAATTTGGAATTCCTATGTGGAAGCAAATGAACAATTCTCAAGTGTAGTTGCAGAGATATTGAAGCCAAATGATTTAGTATGGGTACACGATTATCATATGATGTTATTACCAGagatattaaaacaaaagaaacCAGATGCAAGAATTGGGTTCTTTCTACACATTCCATTTCCATCATCAGAGATCTTTCGTGTATTGCCATGTCGTAAAGAGATACTATTGGGTATATTGAACTGTTGTTTAATCGGTTTCCATACATACGATTATGCTCgtcattttttgaaatcaTGTACCCGTATAGTTGGTCTTGAAACGGCACCCAATGGAGTTTACTTTAAGGATCGTTTCGTTCAAGTTGGTGTATTCCCAGTTGGTATTGATCCGGATAAATTCTTTGAATCGTTAAAGACTACTCAAGTTCAAAATAGAATCAAAGAGTTAAAAGAATCATTTGAGGGTACAAAAGTATTGATTGGAATCGATCGTTTGGATTATATCAAAGGTATACCACAGAAATTGCAAGCTATTGAAAGACTTTTTCAAAAGTATCCAGAGTGGAAGGGTAAATTGGTATTGATTCAAGTTGCTGTACCATCCAGACAAGACGTTGAAGAAtatcaaaaattgaaaaaagaagTTGAAGAATTGGTCGGTAGAATCAATGGTTTATATGGTTCAATAGGTTATTCACCAATTCATTACCTTTTTCAATCGGTTGATCCATCGGAATTGACTGCATTATATAATATCTCTGACGCAGCTTTGATCACTTCAATTAGAGATGGTATGAATTTAGTGGCTCAAGAGTATATAGTTTGTCAAACTGAAAACAATGGTGTATTAATTCTCTCTGAATTCACTGGTGCCGCTCAATCACTATCGGGTGCTGTTATGATTAACCCATGGAATACTGAAGAGGTTGCTGATTCAATTCATAATTCTTTGTTAATGCCACCTGAAGAACGTGAAGAAAAACATCAAATGCTACTAAAATATGTTACAAAACATACTGCTTCTCATTGGGGTTTGGGTTTtgtaaaagaattaaataaagcaAGTTCCAATACTGATAAAATGGTAACCATTCAAAAGTTAGACATTGAAAAGGTGGTTGATATCTATAAACAGAGCAAACGTCGTCTATTAATATTTGCATATGATGGAACTTTAATTCCTTATAATAATGTACCACAATTAAGTAGACCATCtcaagaattattaaatagttttGATATACTTTCAAATGATCCAAAAACTGACGTATACATATTGAGTGGTCGTGATAAGAAAACTCTTAGTGAATGGTTTTTGGGTATTCAGATTGGTTTATCAGCAGAATATGGttgtttctttaaattaccaGAATCAACTGAATGGGAACAACAAGTTCCATCAATGGATTTAAGTTGGAAAGAAACTATTCGTCCActctttaaatatttcactCTTCGTACTCCAGGTTCTTTCtttgaagaaaaagaaatgttATTCACATGGCATTATAGAAATGCTGATCCAATATTTGGTTCAATTCAAGCACGTGAATTACATTTACATTTAGATAATTTACCTTTAGATGTTATAGTTGGTGATAAAACATTG ggTGTAAGATCATATAATATAAATCCATTATCCTCAATGAAAAAAGTTATAACAGACACAATTCCAAAAGGattagatttaattttattaattggtgataCTCATATTCATCCAAGTGAATTGCCAACATTTGATGgtaaaatctttaatatttcaGTTGGTAAAAAATCTGTTAAAGATAGTTACCATTTAAGTGATCCAGCTGAAGTTAATTatcttattattaattag